In Brachypodium distachyon strain Bd21 chromosome 2, Brachypodium_distachyon_v3.0, whole genome shotgun sequence, one genomic interval encodes:
- the LOC100832230 gene encoding receptor-like protein 9DC3: protein MSSRWPQIHFILLLVTFYSTNTTASGSNGTTTQCLPDQAASLLQLKRSFFHNPNLSSWQHGTDCCHWEGVVCDRASGRVSTLDLSDRNLQSISDLSPALFNLTSLTNLSLSGNDFGLTSLPNSGFERLIKLRSLDLFNTRLFGQIPIGIAHLKNLLTLDLSSSYGMDGLPYNDLYLRDPSFQTLIANLSNLRDLYLDGVRILNGGSTWSVDVANSVPQLQNVGLSGCALYGTHIHHSFSRLRFLATVYIGGNGISGKVPWYFAEFSFLSELDLWDNDFEGQFPTKIFQLKNLRYLDVSSNPSLSVQLPDFSPGNNLESLYLHWTNLSDAIPDSFFHLKPLKYLGLSNIGSPKQQTASLVNLPSLETLSLSGSGTQKPLLSWIGRVKHLRELVLEDYNFSGSIPWWIRNCTSLTSLMLRNSGLSGTIPLWIGNLTKLSYLDFSYNSLTGKIPKALFTLPSLEVLDLSSNELHGPLEDIPNLLSSFLNYINLRSNNFTGHIPKSFYDLTKLGYLWLDSNHFDGTFDLSILWKLKMLESLSLSNNMLSVIDDEDGYRQLPYLPNIRTLRLASCNVTKIPGVLRYTNKLWILDLSNNRINGVIPSWIWVNWKDSMYSLKLSNNMFTSLENFPSFIPMYNLERLQLSSNRLHGNVPIPLTSNLFGASVLDYSNNSFSSILPDFGRYLPNTTYLNLSKNKLYGQIPWSICTMSSLVILDLSYNKFSDMIPSCLMQCGINFRMLKLRHNHLQGVPENIGEGCMLETIDLNSNRIEGEIARSLNNCRNLEVLDIGNNQIIDYFPSWLASMPNLRVLILRSNQLYGSIGGPTESDATSKHFSGLQIIDLASNNFSGSLNSKWFDKLETMMANSSGEGNVLALGRGIPGDYYQESLTFKGIDLTFTKILTTFKMIDFSNNAFDGPIPESIGKLIALHGLNISHNTFTGGIPSKLGNLAQLESLDLSENKLSGLIPQELTILTYLAVLNVSYNNLIGSIPEGSQFSLFTNSSFEGNAGLCGRPLSKQCNSSGTGIPSSTASSHDSVGTILLFVFAGSGFGVGFAVAVVLSVVWQANGGTATISCSTSDAVTLWFFFTGNQ, encoded by the exons ATGAGCTCCAGGTGGCCACAAATTCACTTCATCCTGCTACTAGTCACATTCTACTCCACCAATACCACTGCCAGTGGCAGCAATGGCACCACAACCCAGTGCCTGCCTGATCAGGCTGCGTCTCTACTCCAGCTGAAGCGCTCCTTCTTCCACAACCCCAACCTCTCGTCGTGGCAACATGGCACAGATTGTTGCCACTGGGAGGGTGTCGTCTGCGACAGGGCTTCTGGTCGAGTTAGCACTCTGGACCTCAGTGATCGTAACCTGCAGAGCATCAGTGATCTCAGCCCAGCACTATTCAACCTCACCTCTCTCACCAACCTCAGCCTCTCTGGTAACGATTTTGGCCTGACCAGCCTTCCCAATTCCGGGTTTGAGAGGCTGATCAAGCTCCGAAGTCTCGATTTGTTCAATACGAGGTTGTTTGGCCAGATACCAATTGGAATTGCGCACCTGAAGAATTTGCTTACGCTTGATCTTTCCTCCAGTTATGGTATGGATGGTCTTCCCTACAATGATCTATATCTTCGAGATCCAAGCTTTCAGACGTTAATAGCAAATCTGAGCAATCTAAGAGATCTCTATCTTGATGGAGTGCGCATCTTAAATGGTGGATCAACTTGGTCAGTTGACGTAGCAAATTCTGTTCCTCAACTACAGAATGTTGGTTTGTCTGGATGTGCACTATATGGTACTCATATTCATCATTCATTTTCTCGACTCCGTTTTCTAGCAACGGTCTACATAGGAGGAAATGGAATTTCTGGCAAGGTTCCATGGTACTTTGCAGAATTTTCTTTCTTAAGCGAGCTTGACCTGTGGGACAATGATTTTGAAGGACAGTTTCCCACAAAGATCTTCCAGCTAAAAAATCTAAGATATCTTGATGTGTCCTCCAACCCAAGTCTTTCTGTGCAACTACCAGATTTCTCACCAGGAAATAATTTGGAATCATTATATCTACATTGGACAAACCTTTCTGATGCCATACCAGACTCTTTTTTCCACCTCAAGCCGTTGAAATACTTGGGCCTTAGCAACATAGGATCTCCTAAGCAGCAAACTGCTTCCTTAGTTAACCTTCCATCCCTAGAAACATTGTCGCTCTCTGGATCCGGCACACAGAAGCCATTGCTCTCCTGGATTGGCAGAGTTAAGCATCTGAGAGAGTTGGTGCTCGAAGACTATAATTTCTCCGGGTCAATACCCTGGTGGATCAGAAATTGTACGAGTTTGACAAGTTTAATGCTCAGAAATAGTGGTTTATCTGGGACAATACCTTTGTGGATTGGGAACTTGACCAAGCTTTCCTATTTGGACTTCTCATATAATAGCCTCACAG GCAAAATTCCAAAGGCTCTGTTTACTCTCCCGTCATTGGAAGTGCTGGATCTATCATCAAATGAACTTCACGGACCTCTAGAAGACATTCCAAATCTTTTGTCTTCCTTTCTGAACTATATTAACTTGAGAAGTAACAATTTTACAGGCCATATACCCAAATCTTTCTATGATCTTACGAAACTTGGATACCTCTGGCTTGACTCGAATCACTTTGATGGCACATTTGACCTTAGCATTCTTTGGAAGTTAAAGATGTTGGAGTCATTAAGTCTCTCCAATAATATGTTATCAGTGATAGATGATGAGGATGGCTATCGTCAATTGCCTTACCTCCCTAACATCAGAACACTAAGGCTAGCATCTTGCAACGTTACGAAAATTCCAGGTGTGTTAAGGTATACAAATAAGTTGTGGATCTTGGACCTTTCGAACAACCGAATAAATGGAGTCATACCAAGTTGGATTTGGGTGAACTGGAAGGATAGTATGTATTCGTTGAAGCTCTCAAACAATATGTTCACTAGCCTCGAAAACTTCCCATCCTTTATTCCTATGTACAATTTAGAGAGACTACAACTTAGTTCCAACAGACTTCATGGTAATGTACCAATACCACTTACATCTAACTTGTTTGGTGCTTCTGTATTAGATTACTCAAACAATAGTTTCTCTTCTATTTTACCTGACTTTGGTCGGTATCTTCCAAACACCACTTATCTTAATTTGTCCAAGAATAAATTGTACGGTCAGATACCATGGTCTATTTGTACCATGAGCTCTCTTGTGATCTTGGACTTATCATACAACAAATTTAGCGACATGATTCCATCTTGTCTAATGCAATGTGGCATCAACTTCCGTATGTTGAAGTTGAGACATAATCATTTGCAAGGGGTGCCTGAAAATATTGGAGAAGGATGCATGCTTGAGACAATAGATTTGAACAGCAACAGAATTGAAGGGGAGATAGCCAGATCACTAAATAACTGCAGAAATTTAGAGGTTCTTGATATTGGTAACAATCAAATTATTGATTATTTCCCATCTTGGTTGGCGAGTATGCCCAATCTGCGTGTTCTTATATTGAGATCCAATCAATTATATGGCTCGATAGGAGGCCCTACTGAAAGTGATGCAACCAGTAAGCACTTCTCAGGTTTGCAAATTATTGATTTGGCCTCAAATAACTTTTCTGGCAGCTTGAATTCAAAATGGTTTGACAAGCTAGAAACAATGATGGCAAACTCTAGCGGTGAGGGTAATGTTCTGGCCCTTGGTAGAGGAATTCCTGGGGATTACTACCAAGAAAGCCTCACATTTAAAGGGATTGATCTCACATTTACCAAGATCCTGACTACTTTCAAAATGATTGATTTCTCAAACAACGCATTTGATGGTCCAATCCCAGAATCAATTGGGAAGCTCATTGCTCTACATGGCCTGAACATATCACATAACACCTTCACTGGGGGAATCCCATCAAAGCTTGGCAACTTAGCTCAACTCGAGTCACTGGACCTCTCAGAGAACAAGCTCTCAGGGTTGATCCCGCAGGAACTAACCATCCTAACGTATCTCGCAGTACTGAATGTCTCCTACAACAATTTGATCGGATCGATACCAGAAGGGTCACAGTTCTCGTTGTTCACCAACAGCTCATTCGAAGGCAATGCAGGACTCTGTGGAAGGCCACTGTCCAAACAGTGCAACAGTTCAGGTACCGGAATCCCAAGCTCAACAGCCTCATCACATGACAGTGTTGGGACCATACTGTTGTTTGTGTTTGCGGGATCCGGGTTCGGAGTCGGCTTTGCCGTGGCAGTGGTGCTGTCGGTGGTTTGGCAGGCCAATGGTGGAACTGCAACCATTTCCTGTTCCACCAGTGATGCTGTAACTTTGTGGTTTTTTTTCACGGGGAACCAGTGA
- the LOC104583028 gene encoding non-classical arabinogalactan protein 30 — protein sequence MAPIIRFAILLSLLALATANNDNAGYSNPQPQTPNNNKLFLRIEGLILCQPCAHRNSQCLDAATPIPNAQVTVTCRDPKNRVKTSRVAKADAQGYFLAEIGVADGKQEFYEGDPSKACFVRLLSSPDKGCNDLTNVRYGIEGAELRDEGKRWVADGVENVVYAAGPLAFRPRSCAPTKQY from the coding sequence ATGGCGCCCATCATCCGATTCGccatcctcctctccctcctggCTTTAGCCACGGCCAACAACGACAACGCCGGCTACAGCAACCCCCAACCCCAAAcacccaacaacaacaagctaTTCCTAAGAATCGAAGGCCTGATACTCTGCCAGCCCTGCGCCCACCGGAACTCCCAATGCCTGGACGCCGCAACGCCCATCCCAAACGCTCAAGTCACGGTAACCTGCCGTGACCCCAAGAACCGGGTGAAGACATCGCGCGTAGCCAAAGCCGACGCCCAGGGCTACTTCCTCGCCGAGATCGGCGTGGCCGACGGCAAGCAGGAGTTCTACGAAGGGGATCCTTCCAAGGCATGCTTCGTGAGGCTCCTGTCGTCGCCGGACAAGGGCTGCAATGATCTGACCAATGTTCGGTACGGGATCGAGGGGGCCGAGTTGAGGGACGAAGGGAAGCGGTGGGTCGCCGATGGGGTCGAGAATGTGGTTTATGCTGCTGGTCCCCTCGCGTTCCGGCCTCGCTCCTGCGCGCCCACGAAGCAGTACTGA
- the LOC100837382 gene encoding transcription initiation factor TFIID subunit 15b produces the protein MSGSYGSDDYRGGGGGGYGGRGGGGGGGRGRGGPGGYGGSGGGGGAYGGGSGGGYGGGGRGGGGGGGGYGGGGGGGGRGGGRGGGRDGDWVCPDASCGNVNFARRTECNKCGAQCPSGGGGGGGGGGGYDRSGGGGGGYNRGGGDHGSGGGGGYSRGDGDYSSGGRGGSAGGGRGGYNRDGGSGRGFDDYRAGGGYGGRDQDNNQRGDKDSFGDGGYGQAPPKGPPSYGGPAGDYAPPPSSYGGNNVYSSDSAVPPPNSYGGGRGSYPPSYGAPPPNPYSGGAPGGAGGLPPTYDGGYGGRSMPGGGGTGGAPPPYQGGGGGGYSNNATPEPATKVKQCDANCDDSCDNPRIYISNLPPDVTVEELQELFGGIGQVGRIKQKRGYKDQWPWNIKLYTDDSGKPKGDACLAYEDPSAAHAAGGFYNNYEMRGHKISVVMAEKSAPRAPTSGHGGGRGGGYGGDRRRDGGGHGPNRNQGGGSRARPY, from the exons ATGTCGGGGTCGTACGGATCCGACGActaccgcggcggcggcggaggtggctaTGGCGGCCGAG gtggcggcggcggaggcggtcgTGGGCGAGGAGGCCCCGGAGGATatggcggcagcggtggcggcggtggggcaTATGGAGGTGGCAGTGGCGGAGGGTACGGCGGTGGGGGgagaggtggtggtggagggggaggaggctatggcggcggtggcggaggcggcgggagaggtggcgggcgcgggggaGGACGCGATGGCGACTGGGTTTGCCCTGACGCGAG CTGTGGTAACGTGAACTTTGCAAGGAGGACTGAGTGCAATAAGTGTGGGGCACAGTGCCCtagtggtggtggcggtggtggtggcggtggcggtgggtACGATAGGTctggtggaggaggtggagggtacaatcgtggtggtggtgatcaTGGttcaggaggtggtggtggctacAGCAGAGGTGATGGGGATTACAGCTCTGGTGGTCGTGGTGGTAGTGctggtggaggaagaggagggtaTAATCGTGATGGTGGTAGCGGTCGTGGTTTTGACGACTACCGTGCTGGCGGTGGTTACGGTGGAAGAGACCAAGATAACAATCAAAGGGGAGATAAAGATTCCTTTGGTGACGGTGGCTATGGACAGGCGCCCCCTAAAGGTCCTCCATCCTATGGCGGGCCTGCAGGTGACTATGCACCGCCCCCAAGTTCCTATGGAGGCAACAATGTGTACAGCTCGGATTCTGCAGTGCCTCCCCCTAATAGCTATGGAGGTGGTCGAGGATCTTACCCACCAAGCTATGGTGCCCCACCTCCAAACCCATATAGTGGTGGTGCACCTGGGGGTGCAGGAGGCCTGCCGCCTACATATGATGGTGGGTATGGTGGTCGGTCTATGCCTGGGGGTGGAGGCACAGGTGGTGCACCGCCACCTTAtcaaggtggcggcggcggtggttaCAGCAACAATGCTACCCCTGAACCAGCTACGAAGGTTAAGCAGTGTGATGCAAACTGTGATGATTCCTGTGACAATCCAAGGATATACATATCAAACCTGCCTCCTGATGTGACTGTTGAGGAACTGCAAGAGCTTTTTGGAGGAATTGGCCAG GTTGGAAGGATCAAGCAAAAACGTGGCTACAAAGACCAGTGGCCCTGGAACATAAAACTCTACACTGATGATTCTGGAAAACCCAAAGGAGATGCTTGCCTTGCTTATGAAGATCCTTCTGCTGCTCATGCAGCAGGCGGATTCTACAACA ATTATGAAATGAGAGGCCATAAAATAAGTGTTGTGATGGCCGAGAAATCAGCACCTAGAGCTCCTACATCTGGTCATGG GGGTGGACGTGGTGGCGGCTATGGTGGGGATAGACGCAGGGACGGAGGAGGCCATGGACCTAATAGAAACCAGGGTGGTGGTTCGCGTGCAAGGCCATACTGA